The Xanthomonas sp. CFBP 8443 genome has a window encoding:
- a CDS encoding D-alanyl-D-alanine carboxypeptidase family protein gives MRPAPALLLNTECIELLPARLLRARSNLDARLLAQATWLLQRKCDGRYLAAASAHGLHALLPRLMHEPGIEAALDRLDALPLRRQPGDAGLLPLSALHERLAGLGLDAEDYARSTGLPLQAEPATLHTAGRDRYRRPLWLTAGAARAWQALQRAAARDGVVLEAISGYRSHDYQLGIFARKFARGQTLQQILQVNAAPGYSEHHSGEALDIGTPGEAPAEESFERTPAFAWLRAHAAGFGYRMSYPRGNPHGIVYEPWHWRWHAGASA, from the coding sequence ATGCGCCCCGCTCCCGCCCTGCTGCTCAACACCGAATGCATCGAACTGCTGCCGGCCAGGTTGCTGCGCGCGCGCAGCAACCTCGATGCGCGCCTGCTCGCGCAGGCGACCTGGCTGTTGCAGCGCAAGTGCGACGGCCGCTACCTGGCGGCCGCCTCCGCGCACGGCCTGCACGCGCTGCTGCCGCGGCTGATGCACGAACCCGGCATCGAGGCGGCGCTGGATCGCCTCGACGCCCTGCCCCTGCGCCGGCAACCCGGCGACGCCGGACTGCTGCCGCTGAGCGCCTTGCACGAACGCCTGGCCGGCCTCGGCCTGGACGCCGAGGACTATGCGCGCAGCACCGGCCTGCCGCTGCAGGCCGAGCCCGCCACCCTGCATACCGCCGGCCGCGACCGCTACCGGCGCCCGCTGTGGCTGACCGCCGGCGCCGCACGCGCCTGGCAGGCACTGCAACGCGCCGCCGCGCGCGACGGCGTGGTGCTGGAGGCGATCTCCGGCTACCGCAGCCACGACTACCAACTGGGCATCTTCGCGCGCAAGTTCGCGCGCGGGCAGACCCTGCAGCAGATCCTGCAGGTCAATGCTGCGCCCGGCTACAGCGAGCATCACAGCGGCGAGGCGCTGGACATCGGCACGCCCGGCGAGGCGCCAGCCGAGGAGAGCTTCGAGCGCACGCCGGCCTTCGCCTGGCTGCGCGCGCACGCCGCCGGCTTCGGTTACCGGATGAGCTATCCGCGCGGCAATCCGCACGGCATCGTCTACGAACCCTGGCATTGGCGCTGGCATGCGGGAGCGTCGGCATGA
- a CDS encoding PH domain-containing protein, with translation MQRPSRPLPAARDYNVATPGGLPLLALWLPLLGVAGAIVAVILADSGPAHGAHWIGPCVLAATGAVMHALYLRRCIRLQGSALRIRSTMFNACTEIASIDLAHARVVDLAEHTELAPGRKLFGYGLPGFKSGHFRMRNGQRAFCLLTDASRVLALPLRDGRWLLLSPEQPRQLLQDLQRLAARSA, from the coding sequence ATGCAGCGCCCTTCCCGCCCGCTGCCCGCCGCGCGCGACTACAACGTCGCCACGCCCGGCGGCCTGCCGCTGCTGGCGCTGTGGCTGCCGCTGCTGGGCGTGGCCGGCGCGATCGTCGCCGTCATCCTGGCCGACTCGGGCCCCGCGCATGGCGCGCATTGGATCGGCCCGTGCGTCCTGGCCGCGACCGGCGCGGTCATGCACGCGCTGTACCTGCGGCGCTGCATCCGCCTGCAGGGCAGCGCGCTGCGGATCCGCTCGACCATGTTCAACGCCTGCACCGAGATCGCATCGATCGACCTGGCGCATGCGCGCGTGGTCGACCTGGCCGAGCACACCGAACTGGCGCCAGGGCGCAAGTTGTTCGGCTACGGCCTGCCCGGCTTCAAGTCCGGGCATTTTCGCATGCGCAACGGCCAGCGCGCGTTCTGCCTGCTCACCGACGCCAGCCGGGTGCTGGCGCTGCCGCTGCGCGACGGGCGCTGGCTGCTGCTGAGCCCGGAACAGCCGCGGCAACTGCTGCAGGACCTGCAACGGCTGGCCGCGCGCAGCGCTTAG
- a CDS encoding alpha/beta fold hydrolase, producing the protein MRPRSAWRLALPLLLACSCALAATPRQAADTLLDRLQAGDIAAAERDFTPAMAQAVPAEKLAEVWRSISAQMGALQQRGAATERRQQGLSLIERRLQFERGALLAHVSVDAHGKIAGLLLTPAPPPAPPPPAADAGFAEQAFAVGPLPGTLALPAGKGPFPAVVLVQGSGPLDRDETIGPNRPFLDVARGLAAQGIAVLRYDKRTYALPESFAGNANFTMDDETTDDAVAAVAALARTPRIDPKRIFVMGHSQGGMLAARIARRSGKTAGIVLWAAPARSLLDLLLDQNRYLLGLQGTPSAQGQARLADIERRVANVRGTGAVARTDAPLDMPAAYWRAFDQVDPVADVRALGQPVLWLQGERDFQVTAPDWQRWQQALGDAPWATLHRYAQLNHLGIAGSGAPSPAEYAQPGHVAAQLIDATAQWIRAQR; encoded by the coding sequence ATGCGCCCGCGCAGCGCGTGGCGCCTCGCGCTGCCGTTGTTGCTGGCGTGCTCCTGCGCGCTGGCGGCCACGCCGCGACAGGCCGCCGACACGCTGTTGGACCGCCTGCAGGCCGGCGACATCGCCGCGGCCGAACGCGACTTCACGCCGGCGATGGCGCAGGCGGTGCCGGCCGAGAAGCTGGCCGAGGTCTGGCGCTCGATTTCCGCGCAGATGGGCGCGTTGCAGCAGCGCGGCGCGGCCACCGAACGCCGGCAGCAGGGCCTGAGCCTGATCGAGCGACGCCTGCAGTTCGAACGCGGTGCGCTGCTGGCGCACGTCTCGGTGGACGCGCACGGCAAGATCGCAGGCCTGCTGCTGACCCCGGCGCCGCCACCGGCTCCGCCGCCGCCCGCCGCCGATGCCGGCTTCGCCGAACAGGCATTCGCGGTCGGTCCGCTGCCCGGCACCCTGGCGCTGCCGGCGGGCAAGGGACCGTTCCCGGCGGTGGTGCTGGTGCAGGGCTCCGGCCCGCTCGACCGCGACGAGACCATCGGCCCGAACCGGCCGTTCCTGGACGTCGCGCGCGGCCTGGCCGCGCAGGGCATCGCGGTGTTGCGCTACGACAAGCGCACCTACGCGTTGCCCGAGAGCTTCGCTGGAAACGCGAACTTCACCATGGACGACGAGACCACCGACGATGCGGTCGCCGCGGTCGCGGCGCTGGCGCGCACGCCGCGCATCGATCCCAAGCGCATCTTCGTGATGGGCCACAGCCAGGGCGGCATGCTCGCCGCCCGCATCGCGCGCCGCTCCGGCAAGACCGCCGGGATCGTCCTGTGGGCGGCGCCGGCGCGCTCGCTGCTGGACCTGCTGCTCGACCAGAACCGCTACCTGCTCGGCCTGCAAGGCACGCCATCGGCGCAGGGCCAGGCACGCCTGGCCGACATCGAGCGCCGCGTCGCCAACGTGCGCGGCACCGGCGCGGTGGCCCGCACCGACGCGCCGCTGGACATGCCGGCCGCGTACTGGCGCGCGTTCGACCAGGTGGATCCGGTCGCAGACGTGCGGGCGCTCGGACAGCCGGTGCTGTGGCTGCAGGGCGAGCGCGACTTCCAGGTCACCGCGCCGGACTGGCAACGCTGGCAGCAGGCGCTGGGCGACGCTCCGTGGGCGACGCTGCACCGCTATGCGCAGCTCAACCACCTCGGCATCGCCGGCAGCGGCGCGCCGTCGCCGGCCGAGTACGCGCAACCCGGCCATGTCGCCGCGCAGCTGATCGACGCTACCGCTCAGTGGATCCGCGCGCAGCGATGA
- a CDS encoding DUF4177 domain-containing protein — translation MSKRWEYLTVEAKTNLMLGLKMEELQAELSKQGKLGWELVNVLTLPGTKPLLMFKREL, via the coding sequence ATGAGCAAACGCTGGGAATATCTCACCGTCGAAGCCAAGACCAATCTGATGCTGGGCCTGAAAATGGAGGAACTGCAGGCCGAACTGAGCAAGCAAGGCAAGCTGGGCTGGGAACTGGTCAACGTCCTCACCCTGCCAGGCACCAAGCCGCTGCTGATGTTCAAGCGGGAACTCTGA
- a CDS encoding Arc family DNA binding domain-containing protein, with protein MSEKKAYPLRINADVLAAVQRWADDELRSLNAQIEYVLRDALRKAGRLPKPGDDKAPES; from the coding sequence ATGAGCGAGAAGAAGGCCTATCCGCTGCGCATCAACGCCGACGTGCTGGCGGCGGTGCAGCGCTGGGCCGACGACGAACTGCGCAGCCTCAACGCGCAGATCGAATACGTGTTGCGCGACGCGCTGCGCAAGGCCGGCCGGCTGCCCAAGCCCGGCGACGACAAGGCGCCGGAATCATGA
- a CDS encoding SPFH domain-containing protein has protein sequence MKERTLRSLSGIPALLGLLALAGVALWLFVIGIIKDPVGGGPTSLPLVLLALLIGAATLLGLCGLYTVQPNQAAVLSLFGKYVGTVKDNGLRWNNPFYSKKKVSQRVRNFESGRLKVNELDGSPIEIAAVIVWQVIDASEAVYNVDDYESFVHIQSESALRAMATSYPYDQHEDSQISLRSHPAEISEQLKRHLDERLTQAGVDVIEARISHLAYAPEIAQAMLQRQQANAVIAARTRIVAGAVGMVEMALAELQKSGVVQLDEERKAHMVSNLLTVLCSDRGAQPIVNAGSLY, from the coding sequence ATGAAAGAACGCACGCTTCGCTCGCTCTCCGGCATCCCGGCCCTGCTCGGCCTCCTGGCGCTGGCAGGCGTGGCGCTGTGGCTGTTCGTGATCGGCATCATCAAGGACCCGGTCGGCGGCGGTCCGACCTCGCTGCCGCTGGTGCTGTTGGCGCTGCTGATCGGCGCCGCGACCCTGCTCGGCCTGTGCGGGCTGTACACGGTGCAGCCGAACCAGGCCGCGGTGCTGAGCCTGTTCGGCAAGTACGTGGGCACGGTCAAGGACAACGGCCTGCGCTGGAACAACCCCTTCTATTCGAAGAAGAAGGTCAGCCAGCGCGTGCGCAACTTCGAGAGCGGCCGGCTCAAGGTCAACGAGCTGGACGGCAGCCCGATCGAGATCGCCGCGGTGATCGTGTGGCAGGTGATCGATGCGTCCGAGGCGGTGTACAACGTCGACGACTACGAGAGCTTCGTGCACATCCAGTCCGAATCGGCGCTGCGCGCGATGGCCACCAGCTATCCGTACGACCAGCACGAGGACAGCCAGATCTCGCTGCGCAGCCATCCGGCCGAGATCAGCGAACAGCTCAAGCGCCACCTCGACGAGCGCCTGACCCAGGCCGGCGTGGACGTGATCGAAGCGCGCATCAGCCACCTCGCCTACGCGCCGGAAATCGCCCAGGCGATGCTGCAGCGGCAGCAGGCCAACGCGGTGATCGCCGCACGCACGCGCATCGTCGCCGGTGCGGTGGGCATGGTCGAGATGGCGCTGGCCGAACTGCAGAAGAGCGGCGTGGTGCAACTGGACGAGGAGCGCAAGGCGCACATGGTCAGCAACCTGCTGACCGTGCTGTGCTCGGACCGCGGCGCCCAGCCGATCGTCAACGCCGGTTCGCTGTACTGA
- the purT gene encoding formate-dependent phosphoribosylglycinamide formyltransferase encodes MTTLGTPLSASATRVLLLGSGELGKEVAIELQRFGVEVIAADRYADAPAMQVAHRSHVLDMLDAMALRELIAREQPDLIVPEIEAIHTETLVALERDHGQRVIPTARAARLTMDREGIRRLAAETLGLPTSPYRFVDTPQEYREAIAAVGLPCVVKPVMSSSGKGQSTLRSEAEIDAAWEYAQTGGRAGAGRCIVEGFIDFDYEITLLTVRHAAGTAFCDPIGHWQKDGDYRESWQPQPMSALALQRAQEIARAVTDDLGGWGLFGVELFVKGDEVWFSEVSPRPHDTGLVTLVSQELSEFALHARAILGLPIPVIRQSGPSASCALLAHGEGVPLFGNVAAALQAPDTALRLFGKPSVHGHRRVGVTLARGASIDEARQTARDAAAALTIELKA; translated from the coding sequence ATGACCACCCTGGGAACCCCGCTGTCCGCTTCCGCCACCCGCGTGCTGCTGCTGGGCTCGGGCGAACTGGGCAAGGAAGTGGCGATCGAGCTGCAGCGCTTCGGCGTGGAGGTGATCGCCGCCGATCGCTATGCCGATGCGCCGGCGATGCAGGTCGCGCACCGTTCGCACGTGCTGGACATGCTCGATGCGATGGCGCTGCGCGAGCTGATCGCGCGCGAACAGCCGGATCTGATCGTGCCGGAGATCGAGGCGATCCATACCGAGACGCTGGTGGCGCTGGAGCGCGACCACGGCCAGCGGGTGATCCCGACCGCGCGCGCGGCGCGGCTGACCATGGACCGCGAGGGCATCCGCCGCCTGGCCGCCGAGACCCTGGGCCTGCCGACCTCGCCGTACCGCTTCGTCGACACGCCGCAGGAATACCGCGAGGCCATCGCCGCGGTCGGCCTGCCGTGCGTGGTCAAGCCGGTGATGTCGTCCTCGGGCAAGGGCCAGAGCACGCTGCGCAGCGAAGCCGAAATCGACGCCGCCTGGGAATACGCGCAGACCGGCGGCCGCGCCGGCGCCGGCCGCTGCATCGTCGAGGGCTTCATCGACTTCGACTACGAGATCACCCTGCTGACCGTGCGCCATGCCGCCGGCACCGCGTTCTGCGATCCGATCGGGCACTGGCAGAAGGATGGCGACTACCGCGAGAGCTGGCAGCCGCAGCCGATGTCGGCGCTGGCGCTGCAGCGGGCGCAGGAGATCGCGCGCGCGGTCACCGACGACCTCGGCGGCTGGGGCCTGTTCGGCGTGGAGCTGTTCGTCAAGGGCGACGAGGTGTGGTTCAGCGAAGTCTCGCCGCGGCCGCACGACACCGGCCTGGTCACGCTGGTCTCGCAGGAACTGAGCGAGTTCGCGTTGCATGCGCGCGCGATCCTGGGCCTGCCGATCCCGGTCATCCGCCAGAGCGGGCCGTCGGCCTCGTGCGCGCTGCTGGCGCACGGCGAAGGCGTGCCGCTGTTCGGCAACGTGGCCGCCGCGCTGCAGGCCCCGGACACCGCGCTGCGCCTGTTCGGCAAGCCCAGCGTGCACGGCCACCGCCGCGTCGGCGTGACCCTGGCGCGCGGCGCCAGCATCGACGAAGCGCGCCAGACCGCCCGTGATGCGGCAGCCGCGCTGACCATCGAACTGAAGGCCTGA
- a CDS encoding phosphate/phosphite/phosphonate ABC transporter substrate-binding protein gives MSLDFLVAPDFAPENFGGWYLLSTVLQRRAGVGLHLLMPADAAEQKQVLDASVVDLVYASPFDASALIRTRGYLPVARPRGHADEVVIAAAMDAPARCVEDLSYGCRIALTDNHDVRLIALRLLEPADLDPERIAWRPASSYAAVARLLLEGEADAGLFLADAYRRLSRLTRERLRPLVESALCDIGHVLLAHPRIAAQLPALQAALLALGDAAHREDQGVLDALGLEQGFEAMGMEEAQFMIDLIDTLLD, from the coding sequence ATGAGCCTGGACTTCCTGGTCGCGCCGGATTTCGCGCCGGAGAACTTCGGCGGCTGGTACCTGCTCAGCACCGTGCTGCAGCGCCGCGCCGGCGTCGGCCTGCACCTGCTGATGCCGGCCGATGCCGCCGAGCAGAAGCAGGTGCTGGACGCCAGCGTGGTCGACCTGGTGTACGCCAGCCCGTTCGATGCCAGCGCGCTGATTCGCACGCGCGGCTACCTGCCGGTCGCACGTCCGCGCGGGCATGCCGACGAGGTGGTGATCGCCGCGGCCATGGACGCGCCGGCGCGCTGCGTGGAAGACCTGTCCTATGGCTGCCGCATCGCGCTGACCGACAACCACGACGTGCGCCTGATCGCGCTGCGCCTGCTGGAGCCGGCCGACCTCGACCCCGAGCGCATCGCCTGGCGCCCGGCCAGCAGCTATGCCGCGGTGGCGCGGCTGCTGCTGGAAGGCGAAGCCGATGCCGGCCTGTTCCTGGCCGATGCCTATCGCCGCCTGTCGCGGCTGACCCGGGAGCGGCTGCGGCCGCTGGTGGAAAGCGCGTTGTGCGACATCGGCCACGTGCTGCTGGCGCATCCGCGCATCGCCGCGCAGCTGCCTGCGTTGCAGGCGGCGTTGCTGGCGCTGGGCGACGCCGCGCACCGCGAGGACCAGGGCGTGCTCGACGCGCTGGGCCTGGAACAGGGCTTCGAAGCGATGGGCATGGAGGAGGCGCAATTCATGATCGACCTGATCGACACCCTGCTGGACTGA
- a CDS encoding PAS domain-containing protein, with amino-acid sequence MPLPPMDPPHEPHRSAELRYHDGSRRLVYWSEREVAYPDGRLIVSRTDLDGVITHANDAFVELSGWPRATLIGAPHCILRHPDMPRRAFADLWDTVLRGEKWHGYVKNLRRDGACYWVYATALPNVRDGQVVGFTSVRRKPSRRRIDALLPLYAQWLQDERAQAPA; translated from the coding sequence ATGCCGCTGCCGCCGATGGATCCGCCGCACGAGCCGCACCGCAGCGCCGAGCTGCGCTATCACGACGGCAGCCGCCGCCTGGTGTACTGGAGCGAACGCGAAGTGGCCTACCCGGACGGGCGCCTGATCGTGTCGCGCACCGACCTGGACGGCGTCATCACCCATGCCAACGACGCCTTCGTCGAACTCAGCGGCTGGCCGCGGGCGACGCTGATCGGCGCGCCGCACTGCATCCTGCGCCATCCGGACATGCCCAGGCGCGCGTTCGCCGACCTGTGGGACACGGTGCTGCGCGGCGAGAAGTGGCACGGCTATGTCAAGAACCTGCGCCGCGACGGCGCCTGCTACTGGGTCTACGCCACCGCGCTGCCGAACGTGCGCGATGGCCAGGTGGTCGGCTTCACCTCCGTGCGGCGCAAGCCCTCGCGGCGGCGCATCGACGCGCTGCTACCGCTGTACGCGCAATGGCTGCAGGACGAACGCGCGCAGGCGCCGGCATGA
- a CDS encoding roadblock/LC7 domain-containing protein, protein MRQRIASMRTQQLQQALEGLNGATADIEASALISLDGLTIASAMPQGMDEDRVGAMSAALLALGERSARELARGPLERVLIQGELGYVIMSAAGREAVLTVLAKPSAKLGLVFLDIKRAAQALQQIL, encoded by the coding sequence ATGCGTCAACGGATAGCGAGCATGCGAACGCAACAGCTGCAACAGGCGCTGGAGGGACTCAACGGCGCCACCGCCGACATCGAGGCCTCGGCGCTGATCTCCCTGGATGGACTGACCATCGCCTCGGCGATGCCGCAGGGCATGGACGAGGATCGCGTCGGCGCGATGTCCGCCGCGCTGCTGGCGCTGGGCGAGCGCAGCGCGCGCGAGCTGGCGCGCGGGCCGCTGGAACGGGTGCTGATCCAGGGCGAACTCGGCTACGTGATCATGAGCGCGGCCGGGCGCGAAGCGGTGCTGACCGTGCTGGCCAAGCCCAGCGCCAAGCTCGGCCTGGTGTTCCTGGACATCAAGCGCGCCGCCCAGGCGCTGCAGCAGATTCTCTAG
- a CDS encoding endonuclease/exonuclease/phosphatase family protein codes for MNPRALLLALTLLCGACAHTGPAPTAATPAAPASAPLRLATYNTSLYSDEDGGLIAELQGDSAHARKIAAVLQQVRPDLVLLNEFDYDDAHRAADLFQQRYLDVAQPGGGAALRYPYRYLAPVNTGVPSGLDLDNDGHAGGQGRARGNDAWGYGLHPGQYGMLLLSRYPIDADAVRSFRLLKWSAMPGALRPIDPASGRTFYSDAVWAQLRLSSKSHWDVPVRTPLGVVHALVAHPTPPVFDGAEKRNAARNHDELRLWREYLGGTGSASWLCDDAGRCGGLAADARFVILGDLNNDPVDGDGRHDAIVELIEHPRVLRYPTPRSAGGEETARAYAAQGIVRRGSPAQVTGDFGPKSGAMRLDYVLPSVGFRYLDSGVFWPASGAPAAAIADGSDHHLVWVDVAGESGLGSRD; via the coding sequence ATGAACCCACGCGCCCTGTTGCTTGCCCTGACCCTGCTGTGCGGCGCCTGCGCGCACACCGGCCCCGCCCCGACCGCCGCCACGCCCGCCGCACCCGCGAGCGCGCCGCTGCGCCTGGCCACCTACAACACCTCGCTGTACTCGGACGAGGACGGCGGCCTGATCGCCGAACTGCAGGGCGACAGCGCGCACGCGCGCAAGATCGCCGCGGTGCTGCAGCAGGTGCGCCCGGACCTGGTGCTGCTCAACGAGTTCGACTACGACGACGCGCACCGTGCCGCCGACCTGTTCCAGCAGCGCTATCTGGACGTGGCACAACCCGGCGGCGGCGCCGCGCTGCGCTATCCGTACCGCTACCTGGCGCCGGTGAACACCGGCGTGCCCAGCGGCCTGGACCTGGACAACGACGGCCACGCCGGCGGCCAGGGCCGTGCGCGCGGCAACGACGCCTGGGGCTACGGCCTGCATCCGGGCCAGTACGGCATGCTGCTGCTGTCCAGGTACCCGATCGACGCCGACGCGGTGCGCAGCTTCCGCCTGCTCAAGTGGAGCGCGATGCCCGGCGCGCTGCGGCCGATCGATCCGGCCAGCGGCCGCACGTTCTACAGCGACGCGGTGTGGGCGCAGCTGCGGCTGTCGTCGAAGTCGCATTGGGACGTGCCGGTGCGCACCCCGCTGGGCGTGGTGCACGCACTGGTCGCGCATCCCACGCCGCCGGTGTTCGACGGCGCGGAGAAGCGCAACGCGGCGCGCAACCACGACGAGCTGCGGCTGTGGCGCGAATACCTCGGCGGCACCGGCAGCGCGTCCTGGCTGTGCGACGACGCCGGCCGTTGCGGCGGCCTGGCCGCCGACGCGCGCTTCGTGATCCTCGGCGATCTCAACAACGATCCGGTCGACGGCGATGGCCGCCACGACGCCATCGTCGAACTGATCGAACATCCGCGCGTGCTGCGCTACCCGACCCCGCGCAGCGCCGGCGGCGAGGAAACCGCGCGCGCCTACGCCGCGCAGGGCATCGTCCGGCGCGGTTCGCCGGCGCAGGTCACCGGCGACTTCGGGCCCAAGTCCGGCGCGATGCGGCTGGACTACGTGCTGCCGTCGGTCGGTTTCCGCTACCTGGACAGCGGCGTGTTCTGGCCGGCCTCCGGCGCGCCGGCCGCGGCGATCGCCGACGGCAGCGACCATCACCTGGTGTGGGTGGATGTGGCGGGGGAGTCGGGATTGGGGAGTCGGGATTAG
- a CDS encoding arginyltransferase, translated as MAIHTDVSDDLRLFQTGQHACGYWPERQARDLVLDPHDPRLGALYPLALSWGFRRSGDLVYRPHCDHCRACVAVRIPVAEFVPDRSQRRCLARNADIDVRIVAAERSEEQLALYQRYLRMRHPGGGMDQHGAHEFDQFLIGRWSHGRFLEMRQKTADGARGPLLGVAVTDIAEQALSAVYTFYDPDAAGRGLGTLAILHQIEWARREGLSYLYLGYWIRGHQKMDYKRRFRPLQAYDGRSWRTFDEDAGRLGD; from the coding sequence ATGGCCATCCATACCGACGTCAGCGACGACCTGCGGCTGTTCCAGACCGGTCAGCACGCGTGCGGCTATTGGCCCGAACGGCAGGCGCGCGACCTGGTGCTGGACCCGCACGACCCGCGCCTGGGCGCGCTGTATCCGTTGGCGCTGAGCTGGGGCTTCCGCCGTTCCGGCGATCTGGTCTACCGGCCGCATTGCGACCACTGCCGTGCTTGCGTGGCGGTGCGCATCCCGGTCGCCGAGTTCGTGCCCGACCGCAGCCAGCGCCGCTGCCTGGCGCGCAATGCCGACATCGACGTGCGCATCGTCGCCGCCGAACGCAGCGAGGAGCAGCTGGCGCTGTACCAGCGCTACCTGCGCATGCGCCATCCCGGCGGCGGCATGGACCAACACGGCGCGCACGAGTTCGACCAGTTCCTGATCGGCCGCTGGTCGCACGGGCGCTTCCTGGAAATGCGCCAGAAGACGGCGGACGGTGCGCGCGGGCCGCTGCTCGGCGTGGCGGTGACCGACATCGCCGAACAGGCGCTGTCGGCGGTCTACACTTTCTACGATCCCGACGCCGCCGGACGCGGCCTGGGCACGCTGGCGATCCTGCACCAGATCGAATGGGCCAGGCGCGAAGGCCTGAGCTATCTGTACCTGGGCTACTGGATCCGCGGCCACCAGAAGATGGACTACAAGCGCCGCTTCCGGCCATTGCAGGCCTACGACGGACGCAGCTGGCGCACGTTCGACGAGGACGCCGGCCGCCTCGGCGACTGA
- a CDS encoding EF-hand domain-containing protein: MNYRNPLLALAVLAVLSAGAYAANPPPPSDPAAPADAGGFAKLDKNGDGVVDRSEAAANPRLAEHFDALDKNHDGKLTPDEFPRHGRHGERGGRGEHGAMLAKLDTNKDGRISRDEAKADPKFAARFDKMDANKDGFADRADFELRSKQHRDEWFAKADTNKDGMLSRAEFDAAQSMRMHKPDHKPGQKQGPKPAPAAADAN; this comes from the coding sequence ATGAATTACCGCAATCCGCTGCTCGCCCTGGCCGTGCTCGCCGTGCTGTCCGCCGGCGCCTACGCCGCCAATCCGCCGCCGCCGTCGGATCCCGCCGCGCCGGCCGATGCCGGCGGCTTCGCCAAGCTCGACAAGAACGGCGACGGCGTCGTCGATCGCAGCGAGGCCGCGGCCAACCCGCGCCTGGCCGAGCATTTCGATGCGCTCGACAAGAACCACGACGGCAAGCTGACTCCCGACGAGTTCCCGCGCCATGGCCGTCACGGCGAGCGCGGCGGACGCGGCGAGCATGGCGCGATGCTGGCCAAGCTGGACACCAACAAGGACGGCCGCATCAGCCGCGACGAGGCCAAGGCCGATCCGAAGTTCGCCGCGCGCTTCGACAAGATGGACGCGAACAAGGACGGCTTCGCCGATCGCGCCGACTTCGAGCTGCGTTCCAAGCAGCATCGCGACGAATGGTTCGCCAAGGCCGACACCAACAAGGACGGCATGCTCAGCCGTGCCGAGTTCGATGCGGCGCAGTCGATGCGGATGCACAAGCCCGACCACAAGCCCGGCCAGAAGCAGGGGCCGAAGCCGGCGCCGGCCGCGGCCGACGCGAACTGA
- a CDS encoding DUF2007 domain-containing protein, translating to MRQIFSSQRVETAEGVAKLLREHGIEVRLSNGRSYRSRRSGQFSYIEPMATQVQPTVWVVHADDQPRARALLRESGLIDSTRQDPAQTLPYLSEFRSQAVPDTGKRWAWRIRVALLLAIGAVALVTVLRHRGNQAAVPAAAPVAAPANAAAPQPAPSADDDEVRVRVQPAQRGN from the coding sequence ATGCGGCAGATCTTCAGCAGTCAGCGCGTGGAAACCGCCGAAGGCGTGGCCAAGCTGCTGCGCGAGCACGGCATCGAGGTACGGCTCAGCAACGGCCGCTCCTACCGCAGCCGGCGCAGCGGCCAGTTCAGCTACATCGAGCCGATGGCGACGCAGGTGCAACCCACGGTGTGGGTGGTGCACGCCGACGACCAGCCGCGCGCGCGCGCCTTGCTGCGCGAGTCAGGCCTGATCGACAGCACCCGCCAGGACCCGGCGCAGACGCTGCCGTACCTGAGCGAATTCCGCTCGCAGGCGGTGCCGGACACCGGCAAGCGCTGGGCGTGGCGCATCCGCGTCGCGCTGCTGCTGGCGATCGGCGCGGTGGCGCTGGTGACGGTGTTGCGCCATCGCGGCAACCAGGCTGCGGTGCCGGCAGCGGCGCCGGTCGCAGCGCCGGCCAACGCGGCGGCGCCGCAGCCCGCGCCGAGCGCCGACGACGACGAAGTGCGGGTGCGGGTGCAACCGGCGCAGCGCGGGAACTGA